The genomic segment ACGCAAGGTCAGAGCTGATCTGGCTATCAGACACAACAAACAGTGACGATGCGATGAACAGTGGATTAGCTGCCATACCATTCAAGTGTACCCCCACAATTGGCTTTTTAAATCCCCCCTTCTAATATTTACCAAATGGAGCAAGTCATCCAAAGTACCCGAAATAAACGACTCGTTTTCTTAGCCACACTCATGTTATTTTCCATGTACTTTGGTGCGGGTAACCTCATTTTTCCACCCATATTGGGTGCACAGTCAGGGGAAGGATTCTCCCTGGCGATCGTAGGGTTTCTGCTCACCGGTGTGGCTCTACCCGTGGTCGCAGTGATCGCCATTGCGCGCACCGGTAGCGACATTTTCGATCTTTCCATGCGCGGCGGGAAAGTCTTTGGCGTGGCCTTTCCCGTACTGGTGTACCTAGCGATTGGCGCGTTCTATGCCCTCCCCCGCACCGCCGTTGTCAGCTACTCGACGGCGATTGTGCCTCTGACCGGGTGGTCCTCCGGGATTGCCTCCACGGCGTTCTTCGTGGGGTTCTTTGCGGTGGCGCTCGCGCTGGCCTTCAATCCGCACGGATTGATCGATAAACTGGGCAAATGGCTCACCCCGGCGCTGCTTATTCTTCTCGTGGTGTTGGTAGCGCTGGCCGCCATGCAGCTGCACCCAACTGAGACGGATGCCATAAATAAATTTGCCACCCACCCCTTGTCCACCGGACTCATCGAGGGCTATTTCACCATGGATTCCCTCGCATCCCTGGCGTTTGGCATCCTGGTAGTTTCCGCACTACGCCACAGCACCAAAACCACAGGTTCCACCCTCGCCCGTCTGGTCAGCATCGCCGCCTGCGGCGCCGGCCTGCTGCTCGGACTCATCTACGTCGGATTGGGGCTAGTAGGGCATCTCATACCAAACTCCCACAGCTACAGCAATGGTGCCGAACTCCTCGCCGCAGCCGCCGAACAAACCATGGGACGCACCGGATTGATCATCTTCGGGGCGATTGTGCTGC from the Corynebacterium durum genome contains:
- the brnQ gene encoding branched-chain amino acid transport system II carrier protein encodes the protein MEQVIQSTRNKRLVFLATLMLFSMYFGAGNLIFPPILGAQSGEGFSLAIVGFLLTGVALPVVAVIAIARTGSDIFDLSMRGGKVFGVAFPVLVYLAIGAFYALPRTAVVSYSTAIVPLTGWSSGIASTAFFVGFFAVALALAFNPHGLIDKLGKWLTPALLILLVVLVALAAMQLHPTETDAINKFATHPLSTGLIEGYFTMDSLASLAFGILVVSALRHSTKTTGSTLARLVSIAACGAGLLLGLIYVGLGLVGHLIPNSHSYSNGAELLAAAAEQTMGRTGLIIFGAIVLLACMTTAVGLIGATSEFFNRLLPGVSYRAWAVIFSLVSFAVSTTGLETVLSIAGPIIGFLYPSAITLVLLTLLEPLLPVRLHYGFRFALTVSVVWAALMSLSDIGLSFLEPLISWSPAHAQQLGWVVPTLVLAAVGFAVDMVRKKETTEAEPETSTADESAEASV